Proteins encoded together in one Miscanthus floridulus cultivar M001 chromosome 16, ASM1932011v1, whole genome shotgun sequence window:
- the LOC136510686 gene encoding uncharacterized protein, which produces MAGEGERTPPQSPRSKALLQHFERKVRLHAEHLDEDVRVTNERLGQLETAQIETNTKLASLEGTLGSVNTSLVGVLERLERMEQNRCDGFERRNHNNNNTMGSAAGHDEEEYAADTELDEELNGHRRIEQHRRRHETGPRRPRQEVRADDSFGKIKFTIPAFDGRYNPDMYLSWELAVDQKFTCHDFPEDKRVRAATSEFTDFASVWWSEYHRKNPNNTPTWDALKRVMQARFVPSYYSRDLLHKLQQLRQGSKSVEEYYQELQMGMLRCRLEENEDGAIARFMGGLNREIQDILAYKEYNSVNRLFHLACKAEREVQGRRASMRANIPAGRASPWTPSNAAAPSTRAPPQSSSTIKPRSSTTNSVPCPSEPTRGATATSAKSSSSVVSTGRTRDIQCLRCKGYGHVRKDCPSTRVMVVRADGGYSSASDFDEETYALLAANNVAEGDDFQQDEEHIGAEAAEHYESLVVQRVLSAQMERAEQNQRHTLFQTKCVIKERSCRVIIDGGSCNNLASAEMVKKLLLSTKPHPQPYYIQWLNSSGKVKVTRLVRVEFAIGSYHDSIDCDVVPMQACSMLLGRPWQFDKDSLHFGKTNQYSFVHNDKKIVLHPMSPEAILRDELARASKLKNQAVASENQIVANELEKHKKKSSKSVHHNKNEIKLKGSCYFATKSDLDEIDASTTVCYALVCKETLFSLEDTSISLPPAVTNLLQEYADVFPKEVPPGLPPIRGIEHQIDLIPGASLPNRAPYRTNPDETKEIQRQVQELLNKGYVRESLSPCAVPVLLVPKKDGSWRMCVDCRAINNITIRYRHPIPRLDDMLDELSGSIVFSKIDLRSGYHQIRMKLGDEWKTAFKTKFGLYEWLVMPFGLTNAPSTFMRLMNEVLLSFLGYVVTPQGIEVDQAKVEAIHSWPVPCTGQAKLNRRHAKWVEFIESFPYVIKHKKGKENIIADALSRRYTMLSQLDFKIFGLETIKEQYAHDNDFKDVLLNCQEGKTWNRFILTDGFVFRANKLCIPASSVRLLLLQEAHGGGLMGHFGVKKTEDILAGHFFWPKMRRDVERFVARCTTCQKAKSHLNPHGLYMPLPVPSAPWEDISMDFVLGLPRTKKGRDSVFVVVDRFSKMAHFIPCHKSDDATHVADLFFREIVRLHGVPNTIVSDRDAKFLSHFWRTLWAKLGTKLLFSTTCHPQTDGQTEVVNRTLSTLLRAVLKKNIKMWEECLPHVEFAYNRSQHSTTKKSPFEIVYGFVPRAPIDLLPLPTSERVNFDAKQRAELILKLHETTKEFETIFGRRG; this is translated from the exons atggcaggagaaggtgaaaggacccctccacaatcacctcgatcaaaagccttgctgcaacactttgaacgcaaagtgaggctccatgctgaacaccttgatgaggatgttcgtgtcaccaatgagcgccttggtcaattggagacggctcagattgagaccaacaccaagttggcttccttggaaGGCACTCTTGGTTCTGTTAATACATCTCTTGTAGGTGTCTTGGAGCGATTGGAGAGGATGGAACAGAATCGCTGTGATGGTTTCGAACgacgcaatcacaacaacaacaacaccatgggcagtgctgctggtcatgatgaagaagaatatgcagcGGACACTGAGCTTGATGAGGAGCTGAATGGTCATCGACGCATCGAACAACATCGCCGCCGCCATGAGACAGGTCCTCGCCGACCACGGCAAGAGGTACGTGCCGATGACTCATTTGGCAAGATTAAATTCACCATACCTGCTTTTGATGGGAGGTATAATCCTGATATGTACCTTAGTTGGGAATTAGCTGTTGATCAGAAATTTACTTgccatgatttccctgaggacaaacgtgttagggctgcaactagtgagtttactgactttgcctctgtttggtggtctgaataccatcgtaagaacccaaataacacaccaacttgggatgctttgaaacgggtcatgcaggccagatttgttccttcttattattcccgtgatcttttacataagttgcaacaattgaggcaaggatccaaatctgtagaagaatactatcaaGAGCTACAAATGGGTATGCTTCGTTGCAGGCTAGAGGAAAATGAGGATGGTGCCATAGCTAGATTTATGGGTGGGCTGAACCGGGAGATTCAGGATATTCTAGCTTATAAGGAATATAATTCTGTCAATCGTTTATTtcaccttgcttgtaaagctgaacgagaagtgcagggacgacgagctAGCATGAGGGCTAACATTCCTGCAGGTCGTGCTAGCCCGTGGACACCCTCCAATGCTGCTGCACCGTCAACGCGTGCACCCCCACAATCTTCCTCGACCATCAAGCCACGCTCCTCTACAACAAATTCTGTACCATGCCCAAGTGAACCAACTAGAGGAGCAACGGCTACATCTGCCAAGAGTTCATCCTCGGTGGTATCCACGGGGAGAACAAGGGATATTCAGTGCCTACGCTGCAAAGGATATGGCCACGTACGCAAGGACTGCCCAAGCACACGTGTGATGGTTGTGCGAGCTGATGGTGggtattcctctgctagtgattttgatgaagaaacatatgctttgcttgctgctaacaatgtagcggaaggagatgatttccaacaagacgaagagcacattggggctgaagctgctgagcactatgagagcctcgtggtgcagcgggtgctaagtgcccaaatggagagggctgagcaaaatcagcgccacactttgtttcaaaccaagtgtgtgatcaaggaacgctcttgccgtgtgatcatagatggaggaagctgcaacaacttggcaagtgctgaaatggtgaagaagcttttgttgagcacaaaaccacacccgcagccttactacattcagtggcttaacagcagcggcaaggtgaaggtaacacgattggtaagggtagagtttgccattggttcttatcatgattccattgactgcgatgttgtgcctatgcaagcatgctctatgttgttaggtagaccatggcagtttgataaagattccttgcactttggtaaaacaaatcaatactcttttgtgcataatgacaagaagattgtgttgcaccccatgtcccctgaggctattctaagagatgaacttgctagagctagcaaacttaagaatcaggctgttgctagtgaaaatcagattgtcgctaatgaacttgagaaacataagaagaagtctagcaaatctgttcatcataataaaaatgagatcaagctgaaaggctcttgttactttgccaccaaatctgatttggatgagattgatgctagtactactgtttgctatgctttggtttgcaaagaaactttattttcactcgaagatacatctatttctttgcctcctgctgtcactaatcttttgcaggagtatgccgatgtttttccaaaggaggtaccaccggggctgccaccaattcgAGGGATTGAACACCAGATTGACCTCATCCCTGGGGCTTCCTTGCCTAATCGTGCGCCGTATAGGACCAACCCGGATGAGACAAAAGAGATTcagagacaagtacaagaattgctcaacaaaggttatgtgcgtgagtctcttagcccttgtgcCGTTCCCGtgcttttagttcctaagaaggatggatcatggcgcatgtgtgttgattgtagagcgataaacaacatcacaatcagatatcgtcatcctattccaaggttagatgatatgcttgatgaattgagtggctcaattgtgttctctaaaattgatttgcgtagtggttaccaccagattcgtatgaagctaggagatgaatggaaaacagcgtttaaaactaagtttggtttatatgaatggcttgtcatgccctttggattgactaatgcacccagcactttcatgagattaatgaacgaggttttac tttcttttcttggatatgttgtgacaccgcagggaatcgaagttgatcaagccaaggttgagGCCATACACAGCTGGCCTGTTCCCTgcacgg gtcaagcaaaactgaaccgtagacatgccaagtgggttgaattcatcgagtcctttccttatgtcatcaaacacaaaaaggggaaggaaaatataattgctgatgctttgtctagacgttaCACCATGCTTTCACAACTTGACTTTAAAATCTTTGGTTTGGAAACTATTAAGGAACAATATGCACATGACAATGATTTCAAAGATGTATTGCTGAATTGCCAAGAGGGGAAAACATGGAACAGATTCATCCTTACCGACGGGTTTgtctttagagctaacaagctatgcattccagctagctctgtgcgtttgttattgttgcaggaagcgcatggaggaggactcatgggacattttggtgtgaaaaagacagaggacatccttgctggtcatttcttttggcccaagatgaggagagacgtggagaggttcgttgctcgctgcacaacatgccagaaagctaagtcacaccttaatcctcatggtttatacatgcctcttcctgttccaagtgcaccgtgggaagatatttcaatggactttgttttaggactgcctagaacaaagaaggggagggatagtgtgtttgttgttgtggacagattttctaaaatggcacatttcataccatgtcataagagcgatgatgctacacatgttgctgatttgttctttcgtgagattgttcgattgcacggtgtgcctaacaccattgtttctgatcgggatgcaaaatttcttagtcatttttggagaactttgtgggctaagctagggactaagcttttattttccactacttgtcatccccaaactgatggacaaactgaggttgtcaatagaacattatctactttgcttagggctgttttgaaaaagaacataaaaatgtgggaagagtgcttgcctcatgttgagtttgcttataatcgttcacagcattctaccactaagaaaagcccttttgagattgtttatgggtttgtgccacgtgctcctattgatttgttacctcttccgacctcggagcgagtgaactttgatgctaaacaacgtgctgaactgatcttaaaattgcatgaaaccactaaaga atttgaaaccatatttgggagaagaggatga